The Stenotrophomonas sp. ASS1 genome segment TGCTTGTCGTCGCCCATCGAGACATGCACGTCCTGGATCGGCACGGCATGCGTGTTGCGCACCGTCCAGTTCGCATCGATCACCATCGACTGCGATTCGGGGAACAGGTCCACGCGGTTGTCCACCGCCACGATGCGAGGCTGCGGCAAAGTGCGGTACTTCGACAGCTCGCGCTCGTAGCGGGCCTGCAGATCCAGCTGCTGGTCGGGCGAGATGAACTCGTTGCGGATGTTGGTGCTCCAGTAGAGCCAGCCGCCCACGCCGATGAAGGCCAGTGCTGCGAGCGCTGCAAAGGCGCCGGTCGGACCGTGCAGGCGGCGGCCGGCCAGGGCCAGGCGCTGGCGCAACCCTTGGCTGACACCGTGCACCCAGAATGCCGACGCCAGGCACATCAACGTCAGCAGGAACAACGCCCAGTAGCCCTGGAACGCCAGCTGCCCGGTCAGGAAGTGGCCGTAGCCGTTCATGTCCGAATAGGGCGCGTTGGGCCAGCTGCCGAAGTTGTACAGGTTCTGCGTGTAGTCGAGCAGGCCGAGCACGCCCTGGCCGATCATCACCACGATCAGCAGCGCATAACCGACGAACTTGTTGTTGGTGAGCACCTGCAGCACCAGCGCCAGGCCCCCCATCAGGATGTAGACCACCGAATCCAGCGCCAGGCTGCGCAGGTACAGCAGCGGCTCAAGATGCGTGTAGCCCTTGGCCAGCTGCACGCCCATCGCCGCCATCGCACCGGCGGTCTGGAAGCAGACGATCACCGCCAGCAGCGCGGTGAACTTGGCCAGCAGCGGTACCCAATTCGGCACCGGCATGGCGTCCGTCACTTCGTTGATGCGCGCGCTGCGTTCCTTCCAGACCAGCTCGCCGGCGAAGAACAGCACGATGATCACCAGCAGCCAGCTGAAGGCGCCCTGCAGACCCATGATCATCTGCGAGGTGACCGGCCAGATCGAGGTGCCGTACAGGGTCTGCCGGAACAGCGCGCTGGGCAGGAAGTTGGCCAGGCCCAGTACCAGCAGCACGATGAACGGCACGCTGTGCAGGACACCACGTGTATCGAAGCGGACCTGGCGCAGGAACTGCTGCCACGCCGTGGTGGTAGTGAACGCCGGTACCACGCGCGGCAGCGTTGCGCGGGTGGGGCGGACGGCGCCGGCATCGGCAACCGGTTGCGCCTGCCTGCGGCCCCAGCGCCGACGGCCACTGCCGCTGCGTTCGGTGCGGAACAGCGCGAAGGTGGCGGCGAACAGCGCGGCGGCTACGCCCAACCACAGGGCGCGATTGGCCAGCAGGTAACCGGCCAGCTCGGGAATCCCGTTGTTGCGTTCGGCGGTGGACCAGTAGCGGATCGTGCGGCCCAGTGCGCGCATGCCCAACGGTTCGCTCAGCACCGCGATCCACGTGTTGTCGATGTCGCGCAGCAGGGCCGCGCTGGCGCCGTACAGCACCAGGTAGGCCACCAGGCCGATGTAGACCCACAGGATCGAGCGGGTCAGCGCCGCCAGCAGCGACAGCAGCGCGGTGGTGAACAGCAGGTTCGGAATGACGATGACCGCGAACGTCCACGCATAGCCCTGCCAGCTGATCGGGCCCATGCGCTCGGGATCGACCCACGGCATGAACGGCGCCAGCCACAGGCCAAATGCAATCACCATGTAGACCAGCAAGCCGGCGGCCAGGGCGGCAGCGATGCGCCCGGCCAGGTAATCGCGGCGCTTCACCGGACTGGCGAAGATCAGTTCGGCGGTGCCGAGTTCGAAGTCACGCAACAGCGCGTTGCTGACGAACAATGCGGTGACCAGCATGCCAAGCAGGGTGAAGATGCCCAGCATCTGCGCGATCACGGTGGGCGCGTTGCTGTGCACGTTGCCAGTGCCGCCACCGATCTGCACGGCGTCGCTGGAGGCGGCGGCGAAGGCGAGCAGGGCGAACAGCCCGGCCAGCAGCCACAGCAGCGGGGAACGCAGCTGCTCGCGCAGCTCGAAGCGGAAGAAGTTGAGGATCATGGCGTGCTCCGCTCAGGCTGCCGCGCGGGCACGGGCCTGCAGGCGCAGGCGCTGGAAGTACACGTCCTCGAGGTCGGGAGCTACGGCCGCAAAGCCGTCGCCGGGGTCGTTGGCGCTGTGCACGTGGATCACCGGGCGACCACCGACCAGGCGGGTCGACAGCACCACGTAGCGCGCTTCGTGGTCGGCCAGTTCAGAAGAATCGACCTGCTTGCGCCAGACCTGGTGCTGCAGGGCGTCGATGGCTTCGGCAGGACGGCCGGTCAGCAGCACCTGGCCCTTGTTCATGATCGCCATCGTCGGGCACAGATCGGTTACGTCCTCGACGATGTGGGTGGACAGGATCACCGCCACGTTCTCGCCGATGGCGGCCAGCAGGTTGAGGAAGCGGTTGCGTTCTTCCGGGTCGAGGCCGGCGGTGGGTTCATCGACGATCACCAGCCGCGGGTCACCCAGCAACGCCTGGGCGATGCCGAAGCGCTGGCGCATGCCGCCGGAGTACGTGCCGAGCTTGCGCTTGCGCGCGTCCCACAGGTTCACCTGCTGCAGCAGTCCATCGACCACCTCGCGGCGCTGGGCGCGCTGGGTCAGGCCCTTGAGCACCGCGAAATGTTCCAGCAGGTCCAGCGCGCTGACTTTCGGGTACACGCCGAAATCCTGTGGCAGGTAGCCGAGCCGGCGGCGCACGGCGTCCTTGTCGCGCAGCACGTCGATCGGCGCCTCGCCTGGAATGGTGAGGGTAGCCGTGCCGCTGTCGGCCTCCTGCAGGGTGGACAGCGTGCGCATCAGCGACGACTTGCCGGCGCCGTTCGGGCCGAGCAGGCCGAACATGCCGCGCGGGATGTCCAGGGTGACGTTGTTGAGGGCATGCACGCCGTTGGCGTAAGTCTTGGACAGCGAATCGATCTTCAGCATGCGACGTACACCTTTCCCTGGGCAATGTCTGCGGGTTATCCGCGCAACCGCCTCCTTGCGCATCCGCCGTTGGTCATGGGGGGAGAATCCCGCCGTCGTGCGTTGGGGTGTGGCCGGAGGTCTGGCGGCACCTACCGGCGTAGCGACGATTCCCGCACCACCAGCTTCACCGGGATGCTCTGGCTGTCCACCGGCTGCCGCCCGATCAGGGCCAACAGGCGCTCCACCAGCAGTTGGCCGGCCTGCTTGGTGTCCTGCTGCACGGTGGTCAGCGCCGGGGACACCGAAGCCGCCAGCGGGATGTCGTCGAAGCCGGTTACTGCCACGTCCTCCGGCACCCGCCGGCCGGCTTCGCGCAGGGCGCGCATCGCGCCGATGGCAATCAGGTCGCTGGCCGCGCAGATCGCATCGATCGGTTCGCCGCGCGCCAGCAGCGCCTGGCAGGCCTCCTGGCCGGAGGCTTCAGTGGTGATCGCATCGTGCTGCAGGGCCGGCTCCGCCGCCAGGCCGTGTTCCTGCAGGGCCGCGACATGACCGCGGTAGCGTTCCTGGAATTCGGGGTAGTGGCTGGACGCATGGCCGAGGAAGGCGATGCGGCGGCAGCCCTGCTGCAGCAGGTGGGTGGTGATGTCGTGCCCGCCCTGGAAGTTGTCGCTGCCGATCGACACGCCGGGCTGGCCGGGCAGGGCGGCGCCCCAGCGTACGAAGTGCGTGCCCTGCTCGACCAGCCGCTGCAGTCGGTCGCGCGATTCGTGGTAGTCGCCGTAGCCGAGCAGGATGATGCCGTCGGCCTTGTTGCTGTCCTCGTAATCGGCCTGCCAGTCGGTGGACAGCTGCTGGAACGAGACCAGCAGGTCCTGCCCGTGCAGGGCGCAGGCGCGGGTGATCGAGCCCAGCATCGAATGGAAGAACGGGTTGATCAGCGAGTCGTCGTTGGTCGGGTCCTCGAAGAACAGCAGGGCCAGCGTGCCGGCATTGCGCAGGCGCAGGCTGGAGGCGTTCTTGTCGACCTTGTAGTTCAGCTCGCGGGCGATGCGCAGGATGCGCTCGCGGGTCTCGGCGTTGACCATCGGGCTGCCACGCAGGGCCCGCGACACGGTCGGCTGGGAGACCCCGGCCAGGTGGGCGATGTCCAGGGAGGTGGCTTTGCCTTTGATCGTCATGGGAACGGATAGGGAACGTGCAGCGATCATGATGCCATGAGGCTGGCCCTCCGCTCGCAGGTGCGCTCCTGTCTGGATGAACAGGATTGATGTTGAAAAATGTGACCAATTTGTCACTTTGACCTGATTTG includes the following:
- a CDS encoding ABC transporter ATP-binding protein, with protein sequence MLKIDSLSKTYANGVHALNNVTLDIPRGMFGLLGPNGAGKSSLMRTLSTLQEADSGTATLTIPGEAPIDVLRDKDAVRRRLGYLPQDFGVYPKVSALDLLEHFAVLKGLTQRAQRREVVDGLLQQVNLWDARKRKLGTYSGGMRQRFGIAQALLGDPRLVIVDEPTAGLDPEERNRFLNLLAAIGENVAVILSTHIVEDVTDLCPTMAIMNKGQVLLTGRPAEAIDALQHQVWRKQVDSSELADHEARYVVLSTRLVGGRPVIHVHSANDPGDGFAAVAPDLEDVYFQRLRLQARARAAA
- a CDS encoding LacI family DNA-binding transcriptional regulator, which encodes MTIKGKATSLDIAHLAGVSQPTVSRALRGSPMVNAETRERILRIARELNYKVDKNASSLRLRNAGTLALLFFEDPTNDDSLINPFFHSMLGSITRACALHGQDLLVSFQQLSTDWQADYEDSNKADGIILLGYGDYHESRDRLQRLVEQGTHFVRWGAALPGQPGVSIGSDNFQGGHDITTHLLQQGCRRIAFLGHASSHYPEFQERYRGHVAALQEHGLAAEPALQHDAITTEASGQEACQALLARGEPIDAICAASDLIAIGAMRALREAGRRVPEDVAVTGFDDIPLAASVSPALTTVQQDTKQAGQLLVERLLALIGRQPVDSQSIPVKLVVRESSLRR
- a CDS encoding ABC transporter permease subunit, which produces MILNFFRFELREQLRSPLLWLLAGLFALLAFAAASSDAVQIGGGTGNVHSNAPTVIAQMLGIFTLLGMLVTALFVSNALLRDFELGTAELIFASPVKRRDYLAGRIAAALAAGLLVYMVIAFGLWLAPFMPWVDPERMGPISWQGYAWTFAVIVIPNLLFTTALLSLLAALTRSILWVYIGLVAYLVLYGASAALLRDIDNTWIAVLSEPLGMRALGRTIRYWSTAERNNGIPELAGYLLANRALWLGVAAALFAATFALFRTERSGSGRRRWGRRQAQPVADAGAVRPTRATLPRVVPAFTTTTAWQQFLRQVRFDTRGVLHSVPFIVLLVLGLANFLPSALFRQTLYGTSIWPVTSQMIMGLQGAFSWLLVIIVLFFAGELVWKERSARINEVTDAMPVPNWVPLLAKFTALLAVIVCFQTAGAMAAMGVQLAKGYTHLEPLLYLRSLALDSVVYILMGGLALVLQVLTNNKFVGYALLIVVMIGQGVLGLLDYTQNLYNFGSWPNAPYSDMNGYGHFLTGQLAFQGYWALFLLTLMCLASAFWVHGVSQGLRQRLALAGRRLHGPTGAFAALAALAFIGVGGWLYWSTNIRNEFISPDQQLDLQARYERELSKYRTLPQPRIVAVDNRVDLFPESQSMVIDANWTVRNTHAVPIQDVHVSMGDDKQLVAADLGGQTLSMHDADLGYRIYRLAAPLQPGESRNVHFRVVQKPNGITAGQAPSNIVDNGTFFNSRVLPSFGYNEGAEISDRNERRKRGLGEPRRMPKLEDEAARANTYISNDADWLDFRTTVCTAPDQVALAPGYLQKETTVNGRRCFSYAMDRPMLNFYAYLSARWEVRRAKYKDIPVEVYFDPAHGYNVDRMIEAVQKSLAYYEANFTPYQHRQVRIIEFPGYARFAQSFANTIPYSEAIGFIADLRDPDKVDYVFYVTAHEIAHQWWAHQVIGANVQGATVLSESLSQYSALMVMEQEYGRQHMRQFLKRELDGYLSGRGGEAIEEQPLERVENQQYIHYQKGSLVFYRLREEIGEQALNRALKRFLQDKGYQQPPYTTSRELLDYIRAETPADRQQLVTDLFEKISFYDNRVMAASARKRDDGRYDVTLDLHAAKQYADGKGKESDGTMDDWVEIGVFANGPSGKERDQKVLYLQRHHITSAEPKITVTVDEKPDEAGFDPYNKLIDRVSDDNRRKVTM